A stretch of DNA from Acidimicrobiales bacterium:
ATGTCGAGGCGCAGCTGGGGGAGCAGCACCGGGTGGTCGGCGGGGCAGGCGCCGTCGTCACCCAGCGGGGCGACATGCGAGCGGTGGTCGTCGGAGCCGAGGTGCTCGCCGTCCCAGCAGGGCGGGAACATCAGCCGCAGCAACAGGAACGGCGACCGCTCGCACGGCTGCGGCTCCGGCGCCGTCGCCTCCGCCAGCCCGCACGACCAGGCGATCGTCGACGGGTCCTGGGGTGCGGTGGCGTCGCCGTCCCCGGCGATCAGCTCCAACCCGTTGGGCGGCGGCTCCACCTGCGTCGCGTCGGCGCCGATCGGCACCCGGTAGTAGGCCTGCATCTCGATCGGCTCGAGGGGCCGGCCGTCGGCGAGCAGGGACGGGGCCCAGTAGGCGCTGCGGTCGGCGACCGTCCGGCACGTGGTGCCGCCGGCCAGGAGCGACGCCGCTTCGGAACCGGCGCCCGTCGTCGTCGCCCCGAAGAAGTCGTGCCGGTGCGACGCCCCCGCATGCCCCGGGTGCACGATCGGATCGTCGTCGCCGGAGTGGCTGTAGGGGCACGGCGTCGAGAACGACCCCTGGTCCGCCACGGTGGCGATCAGGGCCGAGGTGGCCGGGCGGTTCGTCTCGTCGCCGGCCGAGCAGGCGAGGAGAAGGACCGCGATGACCAGCCCCGAAATTGCGTGCGTCCGCCCGCTATGTGCGGGTTTTCGAACGCAATCTCGAGGGGTCACTCACGTGCTCACGGCTTGTCGGGCACCTCGATGGCGTCGACGTCGACCTCGGGTGGGGCGCCCGCGGGCTCCCAGTCGGCCGAGTCGGCGTCGGGCATGTTCTCCTGGTCGTCCGGGATCGGCATGTCCTGGTAGACGCCCGACTCCGGCTTGCCGTCCATGGTCGCCAGCCGGCCGATGTCGAGCGCGCCCTCGTCCGGGTTGCCCGAGCCGGTGCCCTCGCAGGGCAGCAGCGTCTCCAGGTTCGTCGGCGCGGTCGTGGCGAACTCGTTGTCGGCGAAGCAGTTGCCGCCGTCGGCCTCCTGGACCACGCCGAGGTCGGCGAGCCGGGAGTCCTCCACCACGTTGCCCCGCACCACGTTGCCCGACGGCCAGTAGTAGCCGCCCGGGGCCTCGGCGTCGTCGATGAGCACCACGGCGATGCCGGCGATGTCGTGGTCGAAGACGAGGTTGCGCTCGATCACGTTGTCGTTGCCGCCGGCCACGAGGATGCCGTTGCCGCCGGCCAGCCGGGCCGAGTCGATCGCGGCGGTCTCGTAGTTGTTGTTGGAGTACACGAGGTTGCCGACGATCGTGGTCTCGCGCTCGGGCGGGTACAGCTCGTAGCTGCCGCTGTTGGGCACGATGCCGGCCCGGTTCTGCCGGAACACCGAGTCGACGATGTAGAGGTTCCCGCCGGCGTTGGTGCCCGAGTAGCCGAGGCCGTTGTTCTCCGCCACGACGTCACGCATCACGGCATCGCACGGGTAGCACTGGCCGATGTAGAAGCCGGCGTCGGGCGACCCGGAGCCGTAGGAGTGCTCGAACAGCCCGACGGTGGAGTCGAAGGCGTAGACGCCGTAGTCGCCGTTGTTGTGGGCGGTGAGGTAGGAGCCCCGGTAGCCCTCGGCGCCGGTCCAGAAGAAGCCGTTGGTGGTGTAGTTGCGGGCCGTCATGTTCTCGACGGCGACACCGTCGGCCTCCAGCACCCGGATGCCGTTGTCCTTCTCGAACTCGCCGTCGAGGATCACGTCGTTGCGGTCGAGGCCCCGGATGACGATGTCGTCGGTCTCGACGGTGACGGCCTCCTTGTAGACGCCGGGGGAGACCAGCACCAGGTCGCCCTCCTCGGCGGCGTCGACCGCTTCCTGGATGGTGTCGTACTCCTCGGGGACGGCGCGGATGTCCTCCTGCCCGGTGTCGAGCGCTCCGCCCGACGACCCGCCGCCCTCGCTCCCCCCGCCGCTCTCGTCGTCGTCATCGCCGCAGGCCGCGGCGGACACCACGAGCCCGACGGCGAGCACGGTCGCAACCACTCGATTCATCGTTCCTCCCATCACGGTTCCTCGACCACCACGGCACCGATCATCCCGGAGGTCTCCGAGCCGTGCAGCGAGCAGTAGTAGCGGTAGGTGCCGGGCTCGTCGAAGGTGTGCTCGTAGACGGCGCCGGCCTCGAAGTCGTCGGGATCGACGCCCCAGTCGCCATCGTCGTTGGGGATGATGTCGTGGTCCTGGCGACCGTCGTTGGTCCACACCACCTTGGTGCCGGAGGCGACGCTGATGTTCTCGTCGTTGAACGTGTTGTCGAGCACCTTCACGTCGGCCTCCGAGCCGTCGATCGACACCACGTCTTCCAGTTCGCTGCCGTCGTCGGCGTTGTCGTCCTCGCCGCAGGCCGCGGCCAGCGTGAGGGTCGCAGCCAGGAGTCCAGTGCCGACGAGGGAGAGGGCCCGATGCA
This window harbors:
- a CDS encoding plastocyanin/azurin family copper-binding protein, with amino-acid sequence MHRALSLVGTGLLAATLTLAAACGEDDNADDGSELEDVVSIDGSEADVKVLDNTFNDENISVASGTKVVWTNDGRQDHDIIPNDDGDWGVDPDDFEAGAVYEHTFDEPGTYRYYCSLHGSETSGMIGAVVVEEP
- a CDS encoding right-handed parallel beta-helix repeat-containing protein, giving the protein MNRVVATVLAVGLVVSAAACGDDDDESGGGSEGGGSSGGALDTGQEDIRAVPEEYDTIQEAVDAAEEGDLVLVSPGVYKEAVTVETDDIVIRGLDRNDVILDGEFEKDNGIRVLEADGVAVENMTARNYTTNGFFWTGAEGYRGSYLTAHNNGDYGVYAFDSTVGLFEHSYGSGSPDAGFYIGQCYPCDAVMRDVVAENNGLGYSGTNAGGNLYIVDSVFRQNRAGIVPNSGSYELYPPERETTIVGNLVYSNNNYETAAIDSARLAGGNGILVAGGNDNVIERNLVFDHDIAGIAVVLIDDAEAPGGYYWPSGNVVRGNVVEDSRLADLGVVQEADGGNCFADNEFATTAPTNLETLLPCEGTGSGNPDEGALDIGRLATMDGKPESGVYQDMPIPDDQENMPDADSADWEPAGAPPEVDVDAIEVPDKP
- a CDS encoding DUF1996 domain-containing protein; this encodes MADQGSFSTPCPYSHSGDDDPIVHPGHAGASHRHDFFGATTTGAGSEAASLLAGGTTCRTVADRSAYWAPSLLADGRPLEPIEMQAYYRVPIGADATQVEPPPNGLELIAGDGDATAPQDPSTIAWSCGLAEATAPEPQPCERSPFLLLRLMFPPCWDGEHLGSDDHRSHVAPLGDDGACPADHPVLLPQLRLDIRYPSTPAGTTLTLASGPTTGGHGDAVMAWDQDHIAREVDLCLRKNRRCDVTSETARLNVGDP